In the genome of Streptomyces sp. Q6, the window CGTCCACGCGCTCGCCGACGAACGCGGCGAACAGGCTGCCGGCCTCGACCTTGCGCGAGTCGATGACGACCGGACCGGTCACCCGGACCTGCGGATCCGGTATGTCGTACGTCTGCCCGCCGACGACTGAGGCGATCTCGGCGAGGGAGAGGGCGATCACAACTTCATCCCTGGGTTTGCTCGATGGCTTCGCGAAGCACCAGGCGGTCGTCGAAGGGACGCACCACCCCGGCGATGTCCTGGCCCTGCTCGTGCCCCTTGCCCGCGACGAGGACCGTGTCGCCCGGCTCGGCGCGGGCGACGGCCGCGGCAATGGCGGCGGCCCGGTCCTCGAACACGGCGACGTCGCCGCGCTCGTGCGCCGGCACGTCGGCCGCGCCCGCCAGCATCGTGGCGAGGATCGCGAGGGGGTCCTCGGAGCGCGGGTTGTCGGAGGTGAGGATGGCCGTGTCGGCGAACCGGGCCGCGGCGGCGCCCATGGGCATCCGCTTCGTCCTGTCCCGGTCGCCACCGCAGCCGAGCACGATGTGCAGCTTGTTCTCGGTGACCTTGCGCAGCGCCTTGAGCACGGACTCGACGGCGTCGGTCTTGTGGGCGTAGTCGACGACGGCGAGGTACGGCTGGCCCGCGTCCACCCGCTCCAGGCGGCCGGGGACCCCCGGCACGGCGGCGACGCCGTCGGCCGCGGTCTGCGGGTCGATCCCGGCGACGGCGAGGGTGACGATCGCGGCCACGGTGTTCGCGACGTTGAAGGGGCCCGGCAGCGGCGCCGAGGCCGTGATCCGCTCGCCCTTGGGGCCGACGACGGTCAACGTCGAGCCGAGCGGCCCCACTTCGACGTCCTCGGCGTGCCAGTCGGCGTCCGGGTGGCCCTCGGCGGAGAAGGTGACGACGGGGTACCCCGACGCCGCGGACTCCTCGACGAGCCGGCGTCCGTACTCGTCGTCGAAGTTCACGACGCCCTGTTTGCTGCGCGCTGGTGTGAACAGCTGCGCCTTCGCCCGGAAGTAGTCCTCCATGTCGGAGTGGAACTCCATGTGTTCCGGGCTGAGGTTGTTGAAGACGGCGACGTCGAAGACACAACCGTCGACCCGGCCGAGCACGAGGGCGTGGCTGGACACCTCCATGGCGACGGCGTCGACGCCACGCTCGCGCATGACGGCGAACAGCGCCTGGAGGTCGGTGGCTTCGGGGGTGGTCCGCTCGGACTTGATGCGCTCGTCACCGATGCGCATCTCGACCGTGCCGATGAGCCCGGTGCTGCGGACGGCCCTCAGGCCGCCCTCCATGAGGT includes:
- a CDS encoding UDP-N-acetylmuramoyl-L-alanyl-D-glutamate--2,6-diaminopimelate ligase, with the translated sequence MTTITPDPGNRPAPRPSLRPGRGAPGTLTAVPHADQSQTTQKGAPVTYPGPPRPVEVSATPLAELAVQLGVPAPQAAVAITGITHDSRAVRPGDLYAALPGARAHGADFAAQAASLGAVAALTDPAGADRVTAAGLVPLVVENPRGRMGELAATIYGHPGRDLLQLGITGTSGKTTTAYLMEGGLRAVRSTGLIGTVEMRIGDERIKSERTTPEATDLQALFAVMRERGVDAVAMEVSSHALVLGRVDGCVFDVAVFNNLSPEHMEFHSDMEDYFRAKAQLFTPARSKQGVVNFDDEYGRRLVEESAASGYPVVTFSAEGHPDADWHAEDVEVGPLGSTLTVVGPKGERITASAPLPGPFNVANTVAAIVTLAVAGIDPQTAADGVAAVPGVPGRLERVDAGQPYLAVVDYAHKTDAVESVLKALRKVTENKLHIVLGCGGDRDRTKRMPMGAAAARFADTAILTSDNPRSEDPLAILATMLAGAADVPAHERGDVAVFEDRAAAIAAAVARAEPGDTVLVAGKGHEQGQDIAGVVRPFDDRLVLREAIEQTQG